In the Pleuronectes platessa chromosome 8, fPlePla1.1, whole genome shotgun sequence genome, one interval contains:
- the neurl1b gene encoding E3 ubiquitin-protein ligase NEURL1B isoform X2, whose product MGNATPKPLIDATLQPRPVASRQYYTLPNTGVERRTSAPPVSINVESPRFHPQAKGKNIRLDGQLRRATRKNSFCNGITFSHRPVHLYEKVRLRLSGVHTGWSGALRFGFTSLDPRELVATDIPKYACPDLVTRPGYWAKALPERLALKDNVLAFWADRHGRVFYSINDGEPILFHCGLSIGCPLWAIIDIYGITQEVTLLESTFAESVGSSCLSAARLSAYLPQSNHDSANYSNNQLENNQTAAAKMANLQLNNYAQLIPCCSSTSSSSSTPSSSASTGFSVPRVARGLPSPLDNDLHFHPVRGSDVILSADRSAACIHFLDSSRTLVFSDRPLHVGETLYVEVGHLGLPYFGALLFGLTSCDPASLHAGDLPADPELLLDRKEYWVVHRDFPMPCSGDVLSFSLLPSGEVHHGVNGVGRGRLMCVDSSQVLWVFFTLHGAVNRLRILGTLQSSPPSTSPSTSQSSSPDDSDSDLAFSVNRSSSASESSLVTAPSSPLSPPVSPTLTASDLPSAGKNGECTICFDQDVDTVIYTCGHMCLCNDCGLKLKRQINACCPICRRPIKDVIKTYRP is encoded by the exons ATGCGACTCTGCAGCCCCGCCCGGTGGCCAGCAGGCAGTACTACACCCTTCCTAACACTGGTGTGGAGAGGAGGACGTCTGCTCCCCCGGTCAGCATCAATGTGGAGTCGCCCCGGTTTCACCCCCAGGCCAAAGGCAAGAACATCCGGCTGGACGGGCAGCTCCGCCGAGCCACTCGCAAAAACAGCTTCTGTAACGGCATCACGTTCAGCCATCGACCCGTGCACCTCTATGAGAAG GTGCGTCTTCGTCTGAGCGGTGTGCACACGGGCTGGAGCGGAGCGCTGCGCTTCGGATTCACCAGTCTGGACCCCAGAGAACTCGTCGCCACTGACATCCCCAAGTACGCTTGCCCGGACCTGGTGACCCGGCCCGGCTACTGGGCCAAAGCTCTGCCAGAGAGACTGGCCTTGAAGGACAATGTGCTGGCATTCTGGGCCGACCGCCATGGAAGAGTTTTCTACAGCATCAATGACGGAGAGCCCATCCTCTTCCACTGCGGGCTCAGCATTGGCTGTCCACTCTGGGCCATCATAGATATCTACGGCATCACCCAGGAGGTCACGTTGCTCG AAAGCACGTTTGCTGAGAGCGTTGGCTCCAGCTGCCTGAGCGCGGCCCGCCTGAGCGCCTATCTGCCCCAGAGTAACCACGACTCGGCCAATTACAGCAACAATCAGCTGGAGAACAACCAGACCGCGGCTGCCAAGATGGCCAACCTCCAGCTCAATAACTACGCTCAGCTCATCCCCTGCTGctcgtccacctcctcctcctcctccacgccgtcctcctctgcctccactgGATTCAGCGTCCCGCGGGTGGCCAGGGGCCTCCCGTCCCCGCTGGACAACGACTTGCACTTTCACCCCGTCCGCGGCTCGGACGTGATACTCTCTGCCGACCGCTCGGCAGCCTGCATCCACTTTCTGGACAGCAGTCGGACTCTGGTGTTCAGCGACCGGCCGCTGCACGTGGGTGAGACTTTGTACGTGGAGGTGGGCCACCTGGGCCTGCCCTACTTCGGGGCGCTGTTGTTCGGTTTAACGTCCTGCGACCCAGCCAGTCTGCACGCCGGGGACCTGCCGGCGGACCCCGAGCTTCTGCTGGACCGTAAAGAGTATTGGGTGGTGCACCGGGACTTTCCCATGCCTTGCTCTGGAGACGTGCTCAGCTTCAGCCTGCTGCCCAGTGGAGAGGTGCACCACGGCGTGAACGGAGTGGGACGGGGTCGGCTGATGTGTGTGGACTCCTCTCAGGTCCTGTGGGTCTTTTTCACTCTGCACGGCGCCGTCAACAGACTCAGGATACTTG GAACTCTGCAGTCCAGTCCTCCCTCCACGTCTCCCAGCACTTCTCAGAGCAGCAGTCCAGATGACAGTGACTCAGACCTGGCGTTCAGCGTCAACagatcctcctctgcctctgaaTCCTCTCTGG TGACCGCTCCGAGTTCCCCTCTCAGCCCTCCCGTCTCCCCCACTCTCACTGCCTCAGACCTGCCCTCTGCTGGGAAAAACGGCGAGTGCACCATCTGCTTCGACCAGGATGTGGACACCGTCATCTACACCTGCGGACACATGTGTCTGTGCAACGACTGCGGGCTGAAGCTGAAGAGACAGATCAACGCGTGCTGCCCGATATGCAGGAGGCCCATCAAAGATGTAATCAAGACTTACCGGCCGTGA
- the neurl1b gene encoding E3 ubiquitin-protein ligase NEURL1B isoform X1: MGNNQSTNLFLPVGLSSLPVASEEKKPEDATLQPRPVASRQYYTLPNTGVERRTSAPPVSINVESPRFHPQAKGKNIRLDGQLRRATRKNSFCNGITFSHRPVHLYEKVRLRLSGVHTGWSGALRFGFTSLDPRELVATDIPKYACPDLVTRPGYWAKALPERLALKDNVLAFWADRHGRVFYSINDGEPILFHCGLSIGCPLWAIIDIYGITQEVTLLESTFAESVGSSCLSAARLSAYLPQSNHDSANYSNNQLENNQTAAAKMANLQLNNYAQLIPCCSSTSSSSSTPSSSASTGFSVPRVARGLPSPLDNDLHFHPVRGSDVILSADRSAACIHFLDSSRTLVFSDRPLHVGETLYVEVGHLGLPYFGALLFGLTSCDPASLHAGDLPADPELLLDRKEYWVVHRDFPMPCSGDVLSFSLLPSGEVHHGVNGVGRGRLMCVDSSQVLWVFFTLHGAVNRLRILGTLQSSPPSTSPSTSQSSSPDDSDSDLAFSVNRSSSASESSLVTAPSSPLSPPVSPTLTASDLPSAGKNGECTICFDQDVDTVIYTCGHMCLCNDCGLKLKRQINACCPICRRPIKDVIKTYRP; the protein is encoded by the exons ATGCGACTCTGCAGCCCCGCCCGGTGGCCAGCAGGCAGTACTACACCCTTCCTAACACTGGTGTGGAGAGGAGGACGTCTGCTCCCCCGGTCAGCATCAATGTGGAGTCGCCCCGGTTTCACCCCCAGGCCAAAGGCAAGAACATCCGGCTGGACGGGCAGCTCCGCCGAGCCACTCGCAAAAACAGCTTCTGTAACGGCATCACGTTCAGCCATCGACCCGTGCACCTCTATGAGAAG GTGCGTCTTCGTCTGAGCGGTGTGCACACGGGCTGGAGCGGAGCGCTGCGCTTCGGATTCACCAGTCTGGACCCCAGAGAACTCGTCGCCACTGACATCCCCAAGTACGCTTGCCCGGACCTGGTGACCCGGCCCGGCTACTGGGCCAAAGCTCTGCCAGAGAGACTGGCCTTGAAGGACAATGTGCTGGCATTCTGGGCCGACCGCCATGGAAGAGTTTTCTACAGCATCAATGACGGAGAGCCCATCCTCTTCCACTGCGGGCTCAGCATTGGCTGTCCACTCTGGGCCATCATAGATATCTACGGCATCACCCAGGAGGTCACGTTGCTCG AAAGCACGTTTGCTGAGAGCGTTGGCTCCAGCTGCCTGAGCGCGGCCCGCCTGAGCGCCTATCTGCCCCAGAGTAACCACGACTCGGCCAATTACAGCAACAATCAGCTGGAGAACAACCAGACCGCGGCTGCCAAGATGGCCAACCTCCAGCTCAATAACTACGCTCAGCTCATCCCCTGCTGctcgtccacctcctcctcctcctccacgccgtcctcctctgcctccactgGATTCAGCGTCCCGCGGGTGGCCAGGGGCCTCCCGTCCCCGCTGGACAACGACTTGCACTTTCACCCCGTCCGCGGCTCGGACGTGATACTCTCTGCCGACCGCTCGGCAGCCTGCATCCACTTTCTGGACAGCAGTCGGACTCTGGTGTTCAGCGACCGGCCGCTGCACGTGGGTGAGACTTTGTACGTGGAGGTGGGCCACCTGGGCCTGCCCTACTTCGGGGCGCTGTTGTTCGGTTTAACGTCCTGCGACCCAGCCAGTCTGCACGCCGGGGACCTGCCGGCGGACCCCGAGCTTCTGCTGGACCGTAAAGAGTATTGGGTGGTGCACCGGGACTTTCCCATGCCTTGCTCTGGAGACGTGCTCAGCTTCAGCCTGCTGCCCAGTGGAGAGGTGCACCACGGCGTGAACGGAGTGGGACGGGGTCGGCTGATGTGTGTGGACTCCTCTCAGGTCCTGTGGGTCTTTTTCACTCTGCACGGCGCCGTCAACAGACTCAGGATACTTG GAACTCTGCAGTCCAGTCCTCCCTCCACGTCTCCCAGCACTTCTCAGAGCAGCAGTCCAGATGACAGTGACTCAGACCTGGCGTTCAGCGTCAACagatcctcctctgcctctgaaTCCTCTCTGG TGACCGCTCCGAGTTCCCCTCTCAGCCCTCCCGTCTCCCCCACTCTCACTGCCTCAGACCTGCCCTCTGCTGGGAAAAACGGCGAGTGCACCATCTGCTTCGACCAGGATGTGGACACCGTCATCTACACCTGCGGACACATGTGTCTGTGCAACGACTGCGGGCTGAAGCTGAAGAGACAGATCAACGCGTGCTGCCCGATATGCAGGAGGCCCATCAAAGATGTAATCAAGACTTACCGGCCGTGA